One Streptococcus sp. DTU_2020_1001019_1_SI_AUS_MUR_006 DNA window includes the following coding sequences:
- the msr(D) gene encoding ABC-F type ribosomal protection protein Msr(D): MELILKAKDIRVEFKGRDVLDINELEVYDYDRIGLVGANGAGKSTLLRVLLGELTPPGCKMNRLGELAYIPQLDEVTLQEEKDFALVGKLGVEQLNIQTMSGGEETRLKIAQALSAQVHGILADEPTSHLDREGIDFLIGQLKYFTGALLVISHDRYFLDEIVDKIWELKDGKITEYWGNYSDYLRQKEEERKSQAAEYEQFIAERARLERAAEEKRKQARKIEQKAKGSSKKKSTEDGGRLAHQKSIGSKEKKMYNAAKTLEHRIAALGKVEAPEGIRRIRFRQSKALELHNPYPIVGAEINKVFGDKALFENASFQIPLGAKVALTGGNGIGKTTLIQMILNHEEGISISPKAKIGYFAQNGYKYNSNQNVMEFMQKDCDYNISEIRSVLASMGFKQNDIGKSLSVLSGGEIIKLLLAKMLMGRYNILIMDEPSNFLDIPSLEALEILMKEYTGTIVFITHDKRLLENVADVVYEIRDKKINLKH; this comes from the coding sequence ATGGAATTAATATTAAAAGCAAAAGACATTCGTGTGGAATTCAAAGGACGCGATGTTTTAGATATAAATGAATTAGAAGTATATGATTATGACCGTATTGGTTTAGTAGGAGCAAATGGTGCTGGAAAAAGCACTTTACTCAGGGTACTTTTAGGAGAATTAACTCCCCCAGGATGTAAAATGAATCGTCTGGGTGAACTTGCCTATATTCCCCAGTTGGACGAAGTAACTCTGCAGGAGGAAAAAGATTTTGCACTTGTAGGCAAGCTAGGTGTTGAGCAATTAAATATACAGACTATGAGCGGTGGTGAAGAAACAAGGCTTAAAATAGCACAGGCCTTATCGGCACAGGTTCATGGTATTTTAGCGGATGAACCTACGAGCCATTTAGACCGTGAAGGAATTGATTTTCTAATAGGACAGCTAAAATATTTTACAGGTGCACTGTTAGTTATTAGCCATGACCGCTATTTTCTTGATGAAATAGTAGATAAAATATGGGAACTGAAAGATGGCAAAATCACTGAGTATTGGGGAAACTATTCTGATTATCTTCGTCAGAAAGAGGAAGAACGTAAGAGCCAAGCTGCAGAATACGAACAATTTATTGCGGAACGTGCCCGATTGGAAAGGGCTGCGGAGGAAAAGCGAAAACAGGCTCGTAAAATAGAACAGAAGGCAAAAGGTTCTTCAAAGAAAAAAAGTACTGAAGACGGAGGGCGTTTAGCTCATCAAAAATCAATAGGAAGTAAGGAAAAAAAGATGTATAATGCTGCTAAAACCCTAGAGCACAGGATTGCGGCCTTAGGAAAAGTAGAAGCTCCGGAAGGCATTCGCAGAATTCGTTTCAGGCAAAGTAAAGCATTGGAGCTCCATAATCCATACCCTATAGTCGGTGCAGAAATTAATAAAGTATTTGGGGATAAGGCTCTGTTTGAAAATGCATCTTTTCAAATTCCGTTAGGAGCAAAAGTGGCGTTAACTGGTGGTAATGGAATCGGAAAAACAACTTTAATCCAAATGATCTTAAACCATGAAGAAGGAATTTCTATTTCGCCTAAGGCAAAAATAGGTTACTTTGCACAGAATGGTTACAAGTACAACAGTAATCAGAATGTTATGGAGTTTATGCAGAAGGATTGTGACTACAATATATCAGAAATTCGTTCAGTGCTAGCATCTATGGGGTTCAAACAGAACGATATTGGAAAAAGTTTATCTGTTTTAAGCGGTGGAGAAATTATAAAATTGTTGCTTGCTAAAATGCTCATGGGTAGATATAACATCCTAATAATGGATGAACCCAGTAACTTCCTTGACATACCAAGTTTAGAGGCTTTGGAAATACTAATGAAGGAGTACACCGGAACTATCGTGTTTATCACCCACGATAAACGATTACTCGAAAATGTAGCAGATGTAGTTTATGAAATTAGAGATAAGAAAATAAATCTGAAACATTAA
- the uvrA gene encoding excinuclease ABC subunit UvrA → MQDKIVIHGARAHNLKNIDVEIPRDKLVVVTGLSGSGKSSLAFDTLYAEGQRRYVESLSAYARQFLGNMEKPDVDSIDGLSPAISIDQKTTSKNPRSTVGTTTEINDYLRLLYARVGIPYCINGHGAIKASSVEQIVDKVLELPERQRLQILAPVIRKKKGQHKSVIEKVQKDGYVRVRVDGEVYDVTEVPELSKSKQHNIDVVVDRIVIKEGIRSRLFDSIEAALRIAEGYVVIDTMDDSELLFSEHYACPVCGFTVSELEPRLFSFNAPFGSCSECDGLGIKLEVDTDLVVPDASKTLREGALAPWNPISSNYYPNMLDQAMTAFGVDMDKPFEDLSEEDKNLILYGSDGKEFHFHYENEFGGVRDIDIPFEGVVNNIKRRYHETNSDYTRTQMRLYMNELTCGTCHGYRLNDQALSVRVGGEKGPHIGEISDLSIADHLDLVSQLTLSENEAIIARPILKEIKDRLTFLNNVGLNYLTLSRSAGTLSGGESQRIRLATQIGSNLSGVLYILDEPSIGLHQRDNDRLIASLKKMRDLGNTLIVVEHDEDTMREADYLIDVGPGAGVFGGEIVAAGTPKQVARNSKSITGQYLSGKRAIPVPEERRVGNGRFIEVTGARENNLQNVTARFPLGKFIAVTGVSGSGKSTLINSILKKAIAQKLNRNSDKPGKFKTITGIEHVDRLIDIDQSPIGRTPRSNPATYTGVFDDIRDLFAQTNEAKIRGYKKGRFSFNVKGGRCEACSGDGIIKIEMHFLPDVYVACEVCHGTRYNSETLEVHYKEKNISQVLDMTVNDAVEFFKHIPKIQRKLQTIKDVGLGYVTLGQPATTLSGGEAQRMKLASELHKRSTGKSFYILDEPTTGLHTEDIARLLTVLSRFVDDGNTVLVIEHNLDVIKTADHIIDLGPEGGVGGGTIIATGTPEEVAANEASYTGHYLKGKLHHE, encoded by the coding sequence ATGCAAGATAAGATTGTCATCCATGGGGCACGCGCCCATAATTTAAAAAATATTGACGTGGAAATTCCACGAGACAAGCTAGTTGTGGTGACGGGGCTGTCGGGTTCGGGCAAATCCAGTCTTGCCTTTGATACCCTTTATGCAGAAGGGCAACGTCGCTACGTTGAGAGTCTGTCAGCCTATGCTCGTCAGTTCTTGGGCAATATGGAAAAGCCAGATGTGGATTCTATCGATGGTCTCAGCCCTGCCATTTCCATTGACCAGAAAACGACCAGTAAAAATCCTCGTTCGACGGTTGGAACAACGACGGAAATCAACGATTATCTACGTCTTCTCTATGCTCGTGTAGGAATACCCTACTGTATCAATGGACATGGGGCTATCAAAGCTTCGTCTGTCGAACAGATCGTAGACAAGGTTTTGGAATTGCCAGAGCGCCAGCGTCTGCAGATTTTGGCTCCTGTTATTCGTAAGAAAAAAGGCCAACATAAGAGTGTTATTGAGAAGGTTCAGAAAGACGGTTATGTTCGTGTCCGTGTGGATGGGGAAGTCTATGATGTGACCGAAGTGCCTGAGCTGTCTAAGAGTAAGCAACACAATATCGATGTCGTGGTTGACCGTATTGTTATCAAGGAGGGCATTCGTAGTCGTCTCTTTGATTCCATTGAGGCTGCCCTTCGTATCGCAGAAGGTTATGTGGTTATCGATACTATGGATGATTCGGAGTTACTCTTTTCAGAACATTATGCCTGCCCAGTCTGTGGTTTTACAGTTTCAGAACTAGAACCTCGTCTTTTCTCCTTCAATGCTCCTTTTGGTTCTTGTAGTGAGTGTGACGGTTTGGGCATCAAGCTGGAAGTGGATACTGATTTGGTAGTACCAGATGCCAGCAAAACCTTACGTGAGGGAGCGCTAGCACCTTGGAATCCTATCTCATCTAACTACTATCCAAATATGCTAGATCAGGCCATGACAGCCTTTGGAGTGGATATGGATAAGCCTTTTGAGGACTTGTCAGAAGAAGATAAGAACTTGATTCTCTATGGGTCTGATGGCAAGGAATTCCATTTCCACTATGAGAATGAATTTGGTGGTGTGCGCGATATTGACATTCCGTTTGAAGGAGTTGTCAATAATATCAAACGTCGCTACCATGAAACTAATAGTGACTACACTCGCACCCAGATGCGCCTCTACATGAATGAGCTGACCTGCGGAACTTGTCATGGTTATCGCCTCAATGACCAGGCTTTGTCTGTCCGTGTTGGTGGTGAGAAAGGACCACATATCGGAGAAATTTCAGACCTGTCTATCGCAGACCACTTGGACTTGGTGAGCCAGTTAACCTTGTCTGAAAATGAAGCTATTATTGCTCGGCCTATTCTCAAGGAAATCAAGGACCGTTTGACCTTCCTTAATAACGTGGGTCTTAACTATCTGACCCTGTCACGTTCGGCAGGAACCCTTTCAGGTGGGGAAAGTCAGCGTATTCGTTTGGCAACCCAGATTGGTTCTAACCTATCTGGAGTCCTTTATATCCTAGATGAGCCGTCCATAGGTCTCCACCAGAGGGACAATGATCGTCTGATTGCCAGTCTCAAAAAGATGCGGGATTTAGGAAATACTCTCATCGTGGTAGAACACGATGAAGATACCATGCGAGAGGCTGATTATCTGATCGACGTCGGTCCTGGTGCAGGGGTCTTTGGTGGAGAGATTGTTGCTGCAGGAACGCCCAAGCAAGTGGCTCGCAACAGCAAGTCTATTACAGGTCAGTACTTGTCAGGCAAACGTGCCATTCCAGTGCCAGAAGAGCGACGTGTCGGAAATGGTCGTTTTATCGAAGTGACAGGAGCGCGTGAGAACAACTTGCAAAATGTTACTGCCCGCTTCCCGTTAGGAAAGTTTATCGCGGTGACAGGTGTATCAGGTTCAGGGAAATCGACCTTAATCAACAGTATCCTCAAAAAAGCCATTGCTCAAAAACTCAACCGCAATTCAGACAAGCCTGGTAAATTCAAGACCATAACAGGGATTGAGCATGTAGACCGCTTGATTGATATTGACCAGAGCCCTATCGGACGAACGCCAAGGTCTAACCCTGCTACCTATACGGGAGTTTTTGACGATATACGTGACCTTTTTGCTCAGACAAATGAAGCCAAGATTCGAGGCTACAAGAAGGGTCGTTTCAGTTTCAACGTTAAGGGTGGTCGCTGTGAAGCCTGCTCAGGTGACGGGATTATCAAGATTGAGATGCACTTCTTGCCAGATGTTTACGTGGCTTGTGAAGTCTGCCACGGAACCCGTTATAACAGTGAGACCCTAGAAGTTCATTATAAAGAAAAAAATATCTCGCAAGTTTTAGATATGACCGTCAACGATGCGGTAGAATTTTTCAAACACATTCCAAAGATTCAACGCAAACTCCAGACTATCAAAGATGTTGGTCTAGGCTATGTGACCTTGGGACAACCAGCCACGACACTTTCTGGTGGAGAAGCTCAGCGTATGAAGTTGGCTAGTGAACTCCACAAACGCTCGACAGGAAAATCTTTCTACATTCTGGATGAACCGACAACTGGTTTGCATACTGAGGACATCGCTCGTCTACTCACCGTTTTGTCCCGCTTTGTCGATGATGGCAATACAGTTCTCGTCATTGAGCACAATCTGGATGTTATCAAAACAGCAGACCATATTATCGACCTAGGCCCAGAAGGAGGTGTCGGCGGTGGAACCATCATCGCAACAGGAACTCCAGAAGAAGTAGCGGCCAACGAAGCCAGCTACACAGGACACTATTTGAAAGGAAAGTTACATCATGAATAA
- a CDS encoding DUF5960 family protein, with protein sequence MNQLEFQRNHLQMDYYSESYQDFERDFYRYSNMNIPLTFLTDDILKTMATSRKNYFVLNKEKSRDNRDHFFIFEVSTVDENPLIYHYTYKKTTIYLAEK encoded by the coding sequence ATGAATCAGCTTGAGTTTCAGCGTAATCACCTACAAATGGACTATTATAGCGAGAGCTACCAAGATTTTGAACGTGACTTCTACCGCTACTCTAACATGAATATTCCATTGACCTTCCTAACTGATGATATCCTAAAAACAATGGCGACTTCACGTAAGAATTACTTTGTCCTCAATAAGGAAAAGTCCAGAGATAACCGCGATCACTTCTTCATATTTGAAGTAAGTACCGTAGATGAGAATCCGCTAATCTATCATTATACATATAAGAAAACTACAATATATTTAGCAGAAAAATAG
- a CDS encoding magnesium transporter CorA family protein, whose translation MKQVFLSTTTEFKEIDTLQPGTWINLVNPTQSESMEIASAFDIDIADLRAPLDAEEMSRITIEDEYTLIIVDVPITEERNNRTYYVTIPLGIIITEEAIITTCLEPLPLLDIFINRRLRNFYTFMRSRFIFQILYRNAEIYLTALRSIERKSEQIESQLHKSTRNEELIELMELEKTIVYFKASLKTNERVIKKLTSATSNIKKYLEDEDLLEDTLIETQQAIEMADIYGNVLHSMTETFASIISNNQNNIMKTLALVTIVMSVPTMIFSAYGMNFKDNEIPLNGEPHAFWLIVFIAFAMSVSLTLYLIHKKWF comes from the coding sequence ATGAAACAAGTCTTTCTCTCAACAACAACTGAATTTAAAGAGATCGATACGCTCCAGCCGGGCACTTGGATCAATCTCGTCAATCCTACACAAAGCGAATCGATGGAAATCGCCTCGGCCTTTGATATTGATATAGCTGACCTCCGTGCACCACTCGATGCGGAAGAGATGTCTCGTATTACTATCGAAGATGAGTACACTCTGATCATCGTAGACGTTCCCATTACCGAGGAGAGAAATAACCGTACCTACTATGTGACCATTCCCTTGGGGATTATCATCACAGAGGAGGCTATCATCACCACTTGTTTGGAACCTCTACCACTTCTAGATATCTTCATCAATCGTAGGCTTCGAAATTTCTATACCTTCATGCGTTCGCGCTTCATCTTCCAAATCCTCTATCGCAATGCAGAGATATACTTGACAGCCCTCCGTTCTATCGAACGTAAGAGTGAGCAAATCGAAAGCCAACTTCACAAATCTACTCGAAATGAAGAATTGATTGAACTCATGGAGTTGGAAAAGACCATCGTCTACTTCAAAGCCTCTCTTAAGACAAACGAGCGCGTGATTAAAAAGTTGACCAGCGCAACTAGCAATATCAAGAAATACCTTGAAGACGAAGATCTACTGGAAGATACCTTGATTGAAACGCAACAGGCCATCGAGATGGCGGATATCTATGGAAACGTCCTTCACTCTATGACAGAGACCTTTGCCTCTATCATTTCAAACAACCAGAACAATATCATGAAAACCTTGGCCCTCGTGACCATCGTTATGTCTGTGCCGACTATGATTTTCTCTGCTTACGGAATGAACTTTAAGGATAATGAAATCCCTTTAAACGGAGAACCGCATGCTTTCTGGCTCATCGTCTTTATCGCCTTTGCTATGAGTGTTTCTCTCACTCTTTACCTCATCCATAAAAAATGGTTCTAA
- a CDS encoding SemiSWEET family transporter: protein MTKQRINQIVGSIGAFIGIIVFIAYIPQIFANLQGNKAQPFQPLSAAVSCLIWVIYGWTKEPKKDWILIIPNSAGVVLGGLTFLTAL from the coding sequence ATGACTAAACAGAGAATTAATCAAATTGTTGGTTCAATTGGTGCCTTTATCGGGATTATTGTATTTATAGCCTACATCCCCCAAATTTTTGCCAATTTACAAGGAAATAAAGCTCAACCATTTCAACCTTTATCAGCAGCAGTCTCTTGCTTAATCTGGGTCATTTATGGATGGACAAAAGAGCCTAAGAAAGACTGGATTCTAATCATTCCAAACTCGGCTGGGGTTGTCCTTGGCGGACTGACCTTCCTTACTGCTCTATAA
- a CDS encoding LD-carboxypeptidase, protein MVSTIGIVSLSSGIIGEDFVKHEVDLGVQRLKDLRLNPIFLPHSLKGLDFIKDHPEARAEDLIQAFSDDSIDMILCAIGGDDTYRLLPYLFENDQLQKVIKQKIFLGFSDTTMNHLMLHKLGIKTFYGQSFLADICELDKEMLPYSCHYFKELIETGKISEIRPSNVWYEERTDFSPKALGTPRISHTNTGFDLLQGSAQFEGEILGGCLESLYDIFDNSRYADSTDLCQKYKLFPDLSDWEGKILLLETSEEKPEPDDFKKMLRTLKETGIFEVIRGLLVGKPMDETFYDDYKEALLDIIDSNIPIVYNLNVGHATPRAIVPFGVHAHVDAMEQVIRFDYNKES, encoded by the coding sequence ATGGTTTCTACTATTGGTATTGTTAGTTTGTCTAGTGGCATTATCGGAGAAGACTTTGTCAAACACGAAGTGGACTTGGGTGTCCAACGTCTCAAGGACCTGAGACTCAATCCTATCTTTTTACCCCATTCGTTAAAAGGCTTAGACTTTATCAAGGACCATCCTGAAGCGCGTGCAGAGGATTTGATTCAGGCCTTTTCTGATGATAGTATCGACATGATCCTATGCGCCATTGGTGGAGACGATACCTATCGTTTGCTACCTTATCTTTTTGAAAACGACCAACTTCAAAAGGTTATCAAGCAAAAGATTTTTCTTGGCTTCTCAGATACAACCATGAACCATCTCATGTTGCATAAACTAGGAATCAAGACTTTTTACGGCCAATCATTTCTAGCAGACATTTGTGAGTTAGACAAAGAAATGTTGCCATATAGCTGCCACTACTTTAAAGAATTGATTGAGACTGGAAAAATCTCAGAAATTCGCCCCAGTAACGTTTGGTATGAGGAACGGACTGATTTTAGTCCCAAAGCCTTGGGAACACCTCGTATCAGTCATACAAATACTGGTTTTGACTTGTTGCAAGGAAGTGCTCAGTTTGAGGGAGAAATTCTCGGCGGTTGTCTTGAATCTCTTTATGATATCTTTGACAACTCTCGATACGCAGATAGCACAGACCTCTGCCAAAAATACAAACTTTTCCCTGACTTATCCGACTGGGAAGGAAAGATTTTATTGCTAGAAACAAGTGAAGAAAAGCCTGAACCTGACGACTTCAAAAAGATGTTGCGGACTTTAAAGGAAACTGGTATATTCGAGGTCATCAGAGGACTCTTGGTCGGGAAACCTATGGATGAAACTTTCTATGACGACTATAAAGAGGCACTATTGGATATCATTGATAGCAATATCCCGATTGTCTATAATCTAAATGTTGGTCATGCAACTCCAAGAGCAATTGTCCCCTTCGGAGTCCACGCCCATGTAGACGCAATGGAGCAAGTCATTCGCTTTGACTATAACAAAGAAAGCTGA
- a CDS encoding DUF1129 domain-containing protein, with the protein MSQIDLKELTKKNQEFIHIATQQFLKDGKTDAEIKAILEEVIPHILEEQPKGVTARSIYGAPTHWAHSFSEKEQYEKEHPKENDDPKLMMLDSALFITGLFAVVSALMSFFSNQPVAYGLVTLISVGAFGGVAFYLLYHFIYRYYGPDTDRSQRPPFWKSLLVMLATMFAWVFILFLSNFLPQAINISLPPLVLLVIGGALLALRFYLKKRFNIKSASAGPARY; encoded by the coding sequence ATGTCACAGATTGATTTAAAAGAATTAACAAAGAAAAACCAGGAATTTATCCATATTGCAACCCAGCAATTTCTCAAGGACGGAAAAACAGATGCTGAAATCAAGGCTATCCTTGAAGAAGTCATTCCTCATATCCTTGAAGAACAACCAAAGGGAGTGACAGCTCGTTCTATCTACGGAGCACCAACTCACTGGGCTCATAGTTTCAGCGAAAAAGAGCAGTACGAAAAAGAACATCCAAAAGAAAACGACGATCCAAAATTGATGATGTTGGATTCAGCCCTTTTCATCACAGGATTATTTGCAGTAGTTAGCGCCTTGATGAGCTTCTTCTCAAACCAACCTGTGGCCTACGGGTTGGTAACACTTATCAGTGTAGGGGCCTTTGGTGGAGTTGCCTTTTACCTTCTCTACCACTTCATCTACCGCTACTACGGACCAGATACTGACCGTAGCCAACGCCCACCATTCTGGAAATCACTTTTGGTCATGCTAGCAACCATGTTTGCCTGGGTCTTCATCCTCTTCTTGAGTAACTTCCTTCCACAAGCCATCAACATCAGTCTCCCACCACTTGTTTTATTGGTGATTGGAGGAGCTCTCCTTGCCCTACGTTTCTACCTCAAAAAACGGTTCAACATCAAGAGCGCAAGTGCAGGACCAGCTAGATATTAA
- the mef(A) gene encoding macrolide efflux MFS transporter Mef(A), whose protein sequence is MEKYNNWKRKFYAIWAGQAVSLITSAILQMAIIFYLTEKTGSAMVLSMASLVGFLPYAILGPAIGVLVDRHDRKKIMIGADLIIAAAGAVLAIVAFCMELPVWMIMIVLFIRSIGTAFHTPALNAVTPLLVPEEQLTKCAGYSQSLQSISYIVSPAVAALLYSVWDLNAIIAIDVLGAVIASITVAIVRIPKLGNQVQSLEPNFIREMKEGVVVLRQNKGLFALLLLGTLYTFVYMPINALFPLISMEHFNGTPVHISITEISFAFGMLAGGLLLGRLGGFEKHVLLITSSFFIMGTSLAVSGILPPNGFVIFVVCCAIMGLSVPFYSGVQTALFQEKIKPEYLGRVFSLIGSIMSLAMPIGLILSGFFADKIGVNHWFLLSGILIIGIAIVCQMITEVRKLDLK, encoded by the coding sequence ATGGAAAAATACAACAATTGGAAACGAAAATTTTATGCAATATGGGCAGGGCAAGCAGTATCATTAATCACTAGTGCCATCCTGCAAATGGCGATTATTTTTTACCTTACAGAAAAAACAGGATCTGCGATGGTCTTGTCTATGGCTTCATTAGTAGGTTTTTTACCCTATGCGATTTTGGGACCTGCCATTGGTGTGCTAGTGGATCGTCATGATAGGAAGAAGATAATGATTGGTGCCGATTTAATTATCGCAGCAGCTGGTGCAGTGCTTGCTATTGTTGCATTCTGTATGGAGCTACCTGTCTGGATGATTATGATAGTATTGTTTATCCGTAGCATTGGAACAGCTTTTCATACCCCAGCACTCAATGCGGTTACACCACTTTTAGTACCAGAAGAACAGCTAACGAAATGCGCAGGCTATAGTCAGTCTTTGCAGTCTATAAGCTATATTGTTAGTCCGGCAGTTGCAGCACTCTTATACTCCGTTTGGGATTTAAATGCTATTATTGCCATCGACGTATTGGGTGCTGTGATTGCATCTATTACGGTAGCAATTGTACGTATACCTAAGCTGGGTAATCAAGTGCAAAGTTTAGAACCAAATTTCATAAGGGAGATGAAAGAAGGAGTTGTGGTTCTGAGACAAAACAAAGGATTGTTTGCCTTATTACTCTTAGGAACACTATATACTTTTGTTTATATGCCAATCAATGCACTATTTCCTTTAATAAGCATGGAACACTTTAATGGAACACCTGTGCATATTTCTATTACGGAAATTTCCTTTGCATTTGGGATGCTAGCAGGAGGCTTATTATTAGGAAGATTAGGGGGCTTCGAAAAGCATGTATTACTAATAACAAGTTCATTTTTTATAATGGGGACCAGTTTAGCCGTTTCGGGAATACTTCCTCCAAATGGATTTGTAATATTCGTAGTTTGCTGTGCAATAATGGGGCTTTCGGTGCCATTTTATAGCGGTGTGCAAACAGCTCTTTTTCAGGAGAAAATTAAGCCTGAATATTTAGGACGTGTATTTTCTTTGATCGGAAGTATCATGTCACTTGCTATGCCAATTGGGTTAATTCTTTCTGGATTCTTTGCTGATAAAATCGGTGTAAATCATTGGTTTTTACTATCAGGTATTTTAATTATTGGCATTGCTATAGTTTGCCAAATGATAACTGAGGTTAGAAAATTAGATTTAAAATAA
- a CDS encoding type II CAAX endopeptidase family protein — MMSNKNKGILIFSILYTVLFVFDGIRVFDAPLPSSAGTYLVYTIMFVYGCFLFKSLLLQKWEEVRNSKRKFIFGVLTGWIFLFLMTVVFGFVSEMLRQFFGLVGQGLNQSNIQSTFQEQPLLIAVFACIIGPIVEELFFRQILLRYLRKNLPTWLSVFLVGLAFALTHMHSLSLSEWVGAVGYLGGGLAFSIIYVKEKENIYYPLLVHMLSNSLSLIILAISSM; from the coding sequence ATGATGTCTAACAAAAATAAGGGAATTCTGATTTTTTCGATACTCTATACAGTTCTCTTTGTTTTTGATGGTATACGAGTATTTGATGCTCCATTGCCTTCTTCTGCAGGGACTTATTTGGTCTATACCATCATGTTTGTGTATGGTTGCTTCTTATTTAAGTCCCTATTGCTCCAAAAGTGGGAAGAGGTTAGAAATTCTAAAAGGAAATTTATCTTTGGCGTCTTAACAGGGTGGATTTTTCTCTTTCTGATGACTGTTGTCTTTGGCTTTGTATCAGAGATGTTGAGGCAGTTTTTTGGGCTGGTCGGACAAGGTCTAAACCAGTCGAATATTCAAAGTACCTTTCAAGAGCAACCACTACTGATAGCCGTTTTCGCCTGCATCATAGGACCTATAGTGGAAGAGCTCTTTTTCCGTCAAATTTTATTGAGATATTTGAGGAAAAATCTGCCAACTTGGCTGAGTGTCTTTTTGGTCGGCCTTGCCTTTGCGCTTACTCATATGCACAGTTTGTCTTTATCAGAGTGGGTCGGTGCAGTCGGTTACCTAGGTGGTGGTCTTGCCTTTTCAATTATTTATGTGAAAGAAAAGGAGAATATCTACTATCCCCTACTTGTTCACATGTTAAGCAACAGTCTTTCCTTGATCATTTTAGCTATCAGTAGTATGTGA
- a CDS encoding M24 family metallopeptidase: MNKRVQAFLAKMQEKELDGIIINNLKNVYYLTGFWGSNGTVFISRDRQVLVTDSRYIIAAKQETSGFEIVADRDELAVIAGIVKDMGLSRIGFEDEISVSYYHRMQAAFAGLDLLPQTQFVEGLRMIKDETEIAAIRKACSISDQAFRDALDFIKPGKTEIEIANFLDFRMRELGASGLSFDTILASGINSSKPHAHPMHKPVELGEAITMDFGCLYEHYVSDMTRTIYLGHVSDEQAEIYNTVLKANQALIDQAKAGLGFRDFDKIPRDIIVEAGYGEYFTHGIGHGIGLDIHEEPYFSQTSKEVIKTGMVLTDEPGIYIEGKYGVRIEDDILITDTGCELLTLAPKELIVI, from the coding sequence ATGAATAAACGTGTACAAGCATTTCTAGCTAAAATGCAAGAAAAAGAATTAGATGGCATCATCATCAATAACCTTAAAAATGTCTATTACCTGACTGGTTTTTGGGGTTCAAACGGAACAGTCTTTATCAGCCGTGACCGTCAGGTCTTGGTGACAGACTCTCGCTATATCATTGCAGCCAAGCAAGAAACCAGTGGTTTTGAGATTGTGGCTGACCGTGATGAATTGGCTGTCATTGCTGGCATTGTTAAGGACATGGGCTTGTCTCGAATCGGTTTTGAGGACGAGATTTCAGTGTCTTATTATCACCGTATGCAGGCAGCTTTTGCGGGTTTGGACTTGCTTCCACAAACTCAGTTTGTTGAAGGTCTTCGCATGATTAAAGATGAGACGGAGATTGCAGCGATTCGCAAGGCTTGTTCTATCTCAGACCAAGCTTTCCGCGATGCTCTTGACTTTATCAAGCCAGGGAAGACAGAAATTGAAATTGCCAACTTCCTTGACTTCCGCATGCGTGAGTTGGGAGCATCTGGCTTGTCTTTTGATACCATTCTAGCGAGCGGTATTAACTCTTCTAAACCCCATGCTCACCCAATGCACAAGCCAGTAGAACTAGGCGAAGCTATCACTATGGACTTTGGGTGCCTTTACGAGCATTATGTGAGTGATATGACTCGGACCATCTACCTCGGTCATGTCAGTGACGAGCAGGCAGAGATTTACAATACAGTTCTAAAAGCCAACCAAGCATTGATTGACCAAGCTAAGGCTGGTTTAGGTTTCCGTGACTTTGATAAGATTCCTCGTGACATTATTGTGGAAGCAGGCTATGGAGAATATTTTACACACGGTATCGGGCACGGGATTGGACTTGATATCCACGAAGAACCTTACTTTAGCCAAACTTCCAAAGAAGTTATCAAAACTGGTATGGTCTTGACTGATGAACCGGGTATTTATATTGAAGGTAAATACGGGGTTCGTATTGAAGATGACATCCTGATTACAGATACCGGTTGTGAGTTATTAACCCTTGCTCCAAAAGAATTAATCGTAATCTAA